The DNA segment aaccttctacaaaatattatggattgaagtatacttatagttattttgtgttaggggtgatttacccccctaaggggaagtatctatgaaaaaaccgaaaaacttaatttgtttattatagatgtttacaaattttttccaaattttttagtcgtttaaaacttttttattatataaaattttttttcgatatttccgtccgccatattggatccgccattttgaattttcaaaatctgatttgtaatcagcgacctcgaaaacctctatatacaaactttctacgaaatattatgtattgaattacatatttacagttattttgtgttaggggtggtttacccccttaggggtaatatttatgaaaacaccgaaagacgtcaactaaattttgttattaaggatgtttaaacattttttccaattttttttagtcggtttaaacatttttattataaaattatgccaaaaaatatatgttttcaacccctaaaaaataggggatgctacccttactcttcaaatcaccatgaaatacttgctctttttgtaagaaataacctccaatttgtttcattgaaaaatattaattttaagccgagatatttaaaaaaaacgctttttgggggttaactttaggggtggtttttaccccttaaaagtgaaaattagccgataaaaaaaatacgtgtctcttatttttttatgttctacaacatatatgaaaatcatcaaaatcggtgagatcgggttgggtacctttccttgtaagatCAATcgaagtcaagtttattatatttaatcataataaagcaaaattaAGTTATATGATGATCcattaggaacaactctcaaaatacttactacgtaacttgccatgcctgTTTCATTTTCTTTACTGTTGAACTAACAAAATATTCTTtctatgtattagaacgtgatACAAACATCATAAGTACAATTAAAAGGgtatggcaagttacgtagtaagtatcttgagagttgttcctaatgGATCatcatataacttaactttcagttaagtaagcccttgatttaacaaaacaatttttttgctttattatgattaaatataataaatttgactttgtttgattgatctcagttcttttttatctgtaatttcgttgcggaatatatcaaactcgcctaaccctttactttttcaaaagtttttttttcaagatttcAGTCTTTTTTGTAAACggttttgagtatttcatatttgtcctgaaaataaaatataggcATCATTAGCACCTTTCGATCatggcttttttgtaacatttctatcactaacatgaaaacACTCATTGTTCTGTCGCAAAATATTAGTATGGTGGCTATGATTGATAATGTATGTTAGAAAAATCTAAGTAGGTGTACATTTTCGCTGTccatgaatattattattacacttagaCACTAATATCTACGAAGCGCACCATctagacttcgtcatcggccaccctatACACCTAGACGCTGTCCTTGTACAATTTATGTTCCtatacaccaaaaactacgcaACGCACTACCTAGACCCTTTCATAGGCCATCctatacacctagacaccgtccTCATATGATTTATTACCTAGATAACGAAAACtacggagcgaactacctaaACATCGTCATCGGATACCCTTGCTaccgctaccgcgccacttgatattaaataaaaaaaaaaaaaaattacaccTGGGTCGTAGTCCCGCTGGTCTGTATAAGTATGAGGGAAAGCAATATGTGCAGCTAAATTCACAGTCTTAACACTAGCCGTGTGCGGCTAACTTCATGGTCTGAACATGTTGGGCTTAAGGATCCCAAGCCgatttgagcatttttgttaaaatatacTCGTTTGTTGTAAAAAAAGGTGCTTTCTTGCCAATATATCGATTATAAATCATAGTTAAGCATACAAATGTGATTATACGCCAAAAAATTCAGatacaataatgtaaattttgtacttattgaattgaaaattcgaaaagtcaatatagaaaaaaataatgtcgcGGTCGCCGCCGGCTTCTAAAattcgccttcgtggcgctagtACACCACTTAATAGATTTAAGTGCATTAAACTGTGAAACGACACTTACAGCGTGgtttaaactaaataaaacagatgattatgtCAGAAAACTTTTATACGCTGATATACCACAAcactatattttttctaaaaagaaaTGGATTAGACATAAAAATCATAGCAATACTTTAGGTAGATTAATTTCCCATCCCAAAGAACAGGAATTATTTcatatgaaattaattttacaccGAATAAAGGGAACTACTTCTTTTGATGatttaaaaacttctgatccaacttttatcaaattaaaaaaatggacTTACATTAAAACCATTAGAGTATCAATTTAACCCAAGCATACAGCAATAAATCTGGCCAAATGCACTGGAACAAGCGTATattgtacctatatataagtCGGGAGACAATAGTTGTATTAGTAATTATAGACGAATATCGCTAACTTCTAACATTGCcagaatatttgaaaaaatcatatacagggtgacccaatttaaacgggcaccgctcataactcgtcagggacagccacaatcgaaaaaatggtagagaccaaagttgtaggatatcgaaggggcaacccgatggtgaccttggatttgactttgaacgcgtttttcaaggtcatttgaaggtcaactttggatttttaaataggaaccccattcttttattgcgggaatggaaagagcggtaaattttacgttcagaatggtatgttcggttgcggcactgaaggtcatctcaatgtcctgcagccagaatgaaaccccgcctacgtaattcctctagcaacgccaaattaaaaaaaagtggtagagaccaaagttgttgtatagggggggggggggggggggggggagaattgtgacctcgaatttgagccagtcctacaaggtcatttcaaggtcaaattatttttttttcaaactttacttttactttgtatccgagatgaaatcccttcttagatgttctctgtccagcggccaagacgcaaatgagccctcgctagcgtccaaacataagtctcgctattccccgaatgatcccttccgacggttaacttgcgaatgactcctctaggtggtcgccacctacctacccgaactcctgatgtgcgaaaaataaaaatggctcccgaaataagccttttaaaataagtcccgcgctcagtcttgccaccgcgactccgtcgaaccttcccctacgacgcttaactcacgaatgattttcaagcaggcgccccggccccgcgccgtacctgccgcccgaactttcgatttgcaaaaataaaaatagcctccgaaaattgtcgaaagagtctcacactcggccttccgccaaaaatattaacgaaaatttttattaaaaagccaatcatcgatacagaaaaagattaagtaaaacatcgaagtattgtagaaaaacgtcaaagtttgataaaaacgtaaaataatattaaatgttttatttttaaaaaatcataaattgataaaccgtaatgccaaaatatgaatagaattttacaataaaaagccatcgatacagaaaaagaaaaagtaaaacatcgaagtataaagtaaaaaagtttttatatttattttacacacatttattatttgaatcagaaataaattgcattatgtttttttaaataacgttgttgtttttccatttaatttattcataaattattattgttttaagtatacatagatatacatacatacgtatgtttgtatacatatgctatacacacatacatgtaaacacgcatgttgaaaatacatatgtataagcagaattataaagtttgtaatacataccatgtcgtcacacagattatacatacaattactggcaacagttaatataattatttagtgataattccactgtataaatattttaattctattagaaatatttttgcagcagaaattggtaggtacttaaattttttgcacttttctattagataagtaataataaacaaccaacaacactaaaaaatgtatgttcattatttaaacttgtacaatatgtaagctgtaaaatattgtatttaacacgataataattaattaataacatacatattaatataaaatattgcatctaaagttatgttaatgtaaaaaaatttttatctaacgtaacagaatatttattattgttaacaaatgaagattgtactttttacatcattttgAGTTTACTTATTGTTTCTTGTTTTTCTAAGTTATCGTCTATGGGAAGAACGGCAATCTTGGAGGTTGGTCTTTTTTTAAGTCCGTGTTTCGTTCTGACTGTTACCACGCGGATAATTTTGTCGGCTCCTGGATGTACATCCGTAATAATACCCATATTCCATTGCATCGGTGGTGTGTTGTCCTCTTTGATCAATACGACTAGGTCTTTAGTCAATTTTGGTTCTGCCGCCGATTTGTTGTGACGTATATTCAATTCGTTTAAGTATTCTTTATTCCATCTCTCCCAAAATTGTTGTTTGAGTTTTGACATAATTTCCCATGCGCTTAAGCGATTGTCTGGTATTTTCGTATAATTTTGTTCTGGTAGACCTTTGAGTGAATCGCCAATTAAGAAGTGACCAGGTGTAATTGCTGATAAATCGTTAATATCGGATGATATGCGAGTTATTGGTCGAGAGTTTAATATTGCTTCTATTTCAATGGAAAACGTGTTAAATTCAGCTAAGGTAAATCTTTTGTCGGCCGCTACTCTTTTAAAATGATGTTTGAATTGTTTGACTGAAATTTCCCATAAGCCACCAAAGTTTGGCGAATGAGGCGGAATGAAATGCCACTCTATTTTGTTACTATTggtaaatttttctaaatttatttttaattgttgtGAGTTTAGTAATTCGTATAGTTCATTCAGTTTGTTATGTGCACCTCGGAAGTTAGTACCGTTGTCCGAGTAGATAGTTCCCGGTAAACCGCGTCTCGATATAAATCGTCGTAAAGCTGCTATAAAACCTTCCGTAGATAGATCTTCGACTACTTCTATGTGGATTGCTTTGACTGTCATGCATACAAATATTGCGACgtaaatttttatgaatttttgatTTCGATATCGCTTTTCCTTTATAAAGAACGGACCGCAGTAATCTACACCTACATTATAAAATGGTCTAGATTGTGTTACTCTCACTTGCGGAAGGTCACCCATTTTATACTGGCATAATTGCGGATTTGCACGAAAACATATTGTGCATTTTcggatattttttctaatttggTTGCGTCCGTCGATTGGCCAATAGTTCTCTCGGATTGCGTAAAGAGTATTTTGAATTCCCGTGTGAAAGTGCGCAGTGTGATAATGTTGAATAATTAAGTCCgtgaaaaagttattttttgataGGAGTATGGGATGACGTTTTGAAAAGGGTGCAATTGCCTTTCTGATTCTACCGCCTACTCTAAGAATGTTTTCTTCATCGATGAATGGATCTAGTGATGCTAAGGAACTTTTCTCATTCAATGGTTTATTTGCCTTTAGTGGCGCAATGTCATTTGCAAACACGGATCCCTGAACTAACCGAATAACGGCATTTTCTGCTTTTTGTAAGTCTTTGATGCGCATGTCCCGGATTTTGGTATttgtacgatattttttcggcAGTCGGAGGCATAATGCGAATATACGTTTTAATTTCATCAAGGATGTCtgattttctattatttttaaaagatgtGCGCAATATGAATCGGATTTAGTTACGAAGCAATGTGCTTTTTTGATTTCTGGAATTTCGGTTAATCCGATAATATGCGATTCTGGCCACTCAGTTTCGTTTTGTTGTAGCCATGGAGGGCCGTGTAGCCATATCTCGTTGTTGAGAAAATCGTTTGGAAGTTGACCTTTTGATAGAGCGTCGGCAGGATTGTCTTCTGATCTGATGTGTCTCCATGCATGAATCTCGGTTTTTAATTGAATGTCGACCACTCGATTTGCCACAAACGTTTTTAACGTCGGAGGTGCTGTGTTGATCCAATGTAGTGTTATGCTCGAATCACACCAAAAATATGTTCGATCGACTTGAATGCGAATTGATCGAATAGTGTGCACATATAAATTGGCTAATAACTGTGCGCCGCATAACTCTAACCGAGGTAATGACCGTGTTTTTACTGGCGCGACGCGTGATTTTGAACAGATTAGGGTGATTTTATAATTGCCAAATGTGTCCTTTGATCTCATATAGATGCATGCACCGTATCCAGTTTCGCTCGCGTCACTAAAGCCGTGAATTTGTATTTCATTGGCGTCGTTTGTCAAAATGTGTCGATTGAATGACATGTCTGGTAGGCAGCTTAATTGTAGACAAAACTCATTCCATTGATAGTATATGTCATTCGGTACTGTTTCATCCCAGTCGATTTTGGCTTTCCAGATGTCTTgcatgattttttttgcaaagagGATAATTGGTCCTAGTAGTCCAAGGGGATCGAAGATTTTTGCTATTTCGgacaatatttttcttttggtgAATCTCTCAGTGACCGATATgggtttaattttgtatacgtAAGAGTCCGTTTTGGCGCGCCAGCGAATGCCTAGTGTTTTAAGGGTGTTGTCGTTGCTCAAGTCGAAATTAGCGTCCAAATTTTTTGACTCGATGTCGCTTAATATATTTGGATCATTTGCTGCCCACTGTCGCATGTTCATACCGGCGGTCCTTAGGACTTGCGTCATTTGCGTGCAAATTGATCGGGCTTCTTCGACGGAATTCGTTCCCGTTAACATGTTATCGACGTACATGTCtctctttaatatttttgcgGCGAGTGGAAATCGTTCTTGTTCATCGTCCGCGAGTTGATGTAGGCATCGAATAGCCAAAAAGGGTGCGGCTGCTACTCCGAATGTTACTGTGTTGAGCACAAATTCTCTAATCTCGTCGTTTACAAACCACAAGATTTTCTGATATTTCCTATCGCTATCTCGAACGAGAAATTGTCGATACATTTTTTCGATGTCAGCTAAGATTACATACGTGTGCGTTCGAAATCGTAGTAGGAGAGTGATTAAATCGTCTTGAATAGTAGGGCCAACGAGTAGGCAGTCGTTAAGTGAGCATCCGCCATCTGAGGGTGTCACCGACGCGTTGAAAACTACTCGCAGCATCGTTGTCAGACTATCGAGTTTAGGAACTCCGTGGTGTGGCAAATAAAATCCGTCGCCTCCGATGGTCTCTACGAGGGTCATGTGGCCTaattttagatattcttcgatGACCTTTGTATATTCGCGTTTGTACTCGTGATCTCGTTGAAATCTTTTTCTCAAATATAATAGTT comes from the Nasonia vitripennis strain AsymCx chromosome 1 unlocalized genomic scaffold, Nvit_psr_1.1 chr1_random0014, whole genome shotgun sequence genome and includes:
- the LOC103317564 gene encoding uncharacterized protein LOC103317564 — encoded protein: MNNLNTTASYLTDITFRSIHSEFKKSLTCFVVKEITDLVPNEPVPRNRLNIPKQLKLADPHFEKPASVDMLIGSGPTLSILCPGQLKILNNDNLILQKTKLGWILGGNLESTNLSKSSRCLVTSLPFDLERFWRLEEKLDEERTLSKDELYCEEHFITHVKRSKDGRYIVALPFDKTKGKLGNSKQTALKQLLYLRKRFQRDHEYKREYTKVIEEYLKLGHMTLVETIGGDGFYLPHHGVPKLDSLTTMLRVVFNASVTPSDGGCSLNDCLLVGPTIQDDLITLLLRFRTHTYVILADIEKMYRQFLVRDSDRKYQKILWFVNDEIREFVLNTVTFGVAAAPFLAIRCLHQLADDEQERFPLAAKILKRDMYVDNMLTGTNSVEEARSICTQMTQVLRTAGMNMRQWAANDPNILSDIESKNLDANFDLSNDNTLKTLGIRWRAKTDSYVYKIKPISVTERFTKRKILSEIAKIFDPLGLLGPIILFAKKIMQDIWKAKIDWDETVPNDIYYQWNEFCLQLSCLPDMSFNRHILTNDANEIQIHGFSDASETGYGACIYMRSKDTFGNYKITLICSKSRVAPVKTRSLPRLELCGAQLLANLYVHTIRSIRIQVDRTYFWCDSSITLHWINTAPPTLKTFVANRVVDIQLKTEIHAWRHIRSEDNPADALSKGQLPNDFLNNEIWLHGPPWLQQNETEWPESHIIGLTEIPEIKKAHCFVTKSDSYCAHLLKIIENQTSLMKLKRIFALCLRLPKKYRTNTKIRDMRIKDLQKAENAVIRLVQGSVFANDIAPLKANKPLNEKSSLASLDPFIDEENILRVGGRIRKAIAPFSKRHPILLSKNNFFTDLIIQHYHTAHFHTGIQNTLYAIRENYWPIDGRNQIRKNIRKCTICFRANPQLCQYKMGDLPQVRVTQSRPFYNVGVDYCGPFFIKEKRYRNQKFIKIYVAIFVCMTVKAIHIEVVEDLSTEGFIAALRRFISRRGLPGTIYSDNGTNFRGAHNKLNELYELLNSQQLKINLEKFTNSNKIEWHFIPPHSPNFGGLWEISVKQFKHHFKRVAADKRFTLAEFNTFSIEIEAILNSRPITRISSDINDLSAITPGHFLIGDSLKGLPEQNYTKIPDNRLSAWEIMSKLKQQFWERWNKEYLNELNIRHNKSAAEPKLTKDLVVLIKEDNTPPMQWNMGIITDVHPGADKIIRVVTVRTKHGLKKRPTSKIAVLPIDDNLEKQETISKLKMM